A genomic region of Saimiri boliviensis isolate mSaiBol1 chromosome 20, mSaiBol1.pri, whole genome shotgun sequence contains the following coding sequences:
- the CARD11 gene encoding caspase recruitment domain-containing protein 11 isoform X3: MNEVIKLQQQMKAKDLQRCELLARLRQLEDEKKQMTLTRMELLTFQERYYKMKEERDSYNDELVKVKDDNYNLAMRYAQLSEEKNMAVMRSRDLQLEIDQLKHRLNKMEEECKLERNQSLKLKNDIENRPKKEQVLELERENEMLKTKNQELQSIIQAGKRSLPDSDKAILDILEHDRKEALEDRQELVNRIYNLQEEARQAEELRDKYLEEKEDLELKCSTLGKDCEMYKHRMNTVMLQLEEVERERDQAFHSRDEAQTQYSQCLIEKDKYRKQIRELEEKNDEMRIEMVRREACIVNLESKLRRLSKDSSNLDQSLPRNLPVTIISQNFGDASPRANGQEADDSSTSEESPEDSKYFLPYHPPQRRMNLKGIQLQRAKSPISLKRASDFQAKGHEEEGADASPSSCGSLPVTSSFTKMQPPRSRSSIMSITAEPPGNDSIVRRYKEDAPHRSTVEEDNDSGGFDALDLDDDSHERYSFGPPSVHSSSSSHQSEGLDAYDLEQVNLMFRKFSLERPFRPSVTSVGHVRGPGPSVQHTTLNGDSLISQLTLVGGNARGSFVHSVKPGSLAEKAGLREGHQLLLLEGCIRGERQSVPLDTCTKEEARWTIQRCSGPVTLHYKVNHEGYRKLLKDMEDGLITSGDSFYIRLNLNISSQLDACTMSLKCDDVVHVRDTMYQDRHEWLCARVDPFTDHDLDMGTIPSYSRAQQLLLVKLQRLMHRGSREEVDGTHHTLRALRNTLQPEEALSTSDPRVSPRLSRASFLFGQLLQFVSRSENKYKRMNSNERVRIISGSPLGSLARSSLDATKLLTEKQEELDPESELGKNLSLIPYSLVRAFYCERRRPVLFTPTALAKTLVQRLLNSGGAMEFTICKSDIVTRDEFLRKQKTETIIYSREKNPNTFECISPANIEAVAAKNKHCLLEAGISCARALIKANVYPIVLFIRVCEKNIKRFRKLLPRPETEEEFLRVCRLKEKELEALPCLYATVEPDMWGSVEELLRVVKDKIGEEQRKTIWVDEDQL; the protein is encoded by the exons ATCGATCAGCTGAAGCACCGGTTGAATAAGATGGAGGAGGAATGTAAGCTGGAGAGAAATCAGTCTCTGAAACTGAAGAATGACATTGAAAATCGGCCCAAGAAGGAGCAGGTCCTGGAGCTGGAGCGGGAGAATGAGATGCTGAAGACCAAAAACCAGGAGCTGCAGTCCATCATCCAG GCCGGGAAGCGCAGCCTGCCGGACTCAGACAAAGCCATCCTGGACATTCTGGAACACGACCGCAAAGAGGCCCTGGAGGACCGGCAGGAGCTAGTCAACAGGATCTACAATTTGCAGGAGGAGGCCCGCCAGGCAGAGGAGCTGCGGGACAAG TacctggaggagaaggaggacCTCGAGCTCAAGTGCTCGACCCTGGGGAAGGACTGTGAAATGTACAAGCACCGCATGAACACGGTCATGCTGCAGCTGGAGGAGGTGGAGCGGGAGCGGGACCAG GCTTTCCACTCCCGAGACGAAGCCCAGACACAGTACTCGCAGTGCTTAATTGAAAAAGACAAGTACAGGAAGCAGATCCGCGAGCTGGAGGAGAAGAACGACGAGATGAGGATCGAGATGGTGCGGCGGGAGGCCTGCATCGTCAACCTGGAGAGCAAGCTCCGGCGCCTCTCCAAGGACAGCAGCAACCTGGACCAG AGTCTGCCCAGGAACCTGCCAGTAACCATCATCTCTCAGAACTTTGGGGACGCCAGCCCCAGGGCCAATGGTCAAGAAGCTGACGATTCTTCCACCTCGGAGGAGTCACCCGAAGACAGCAAGTACTTCCTGCCCTACCACCCGCCCCAGCGCAGGATGAACCTGAAGGGCATCCAG CTGCAGAGAGCCAAATCCCCCATCAGCCTGAAGCGAGCATCAGATTTTCAAG CCAAAGGACACGAGGAAGAAGGCGCGGACGCCAGCCCCAGCTCCTGCGGTTCTCTGCCTGTCACCAGCTCCTTCACCAAGATG CAGCCCCCCCGGAGCCGCAGCAGCATCATGTCAATCACTGCCGAGCCCCCAGGAAATGACTCCATCGTCAGACGCTACAAGGAGGACGCACCCCATCGAAG CACAGTCGAAGAAGACAATGACAGTGGCGGGTTTGACGCCTTAGACCTGGACG ATGACAGTCACGAACGCTACTCCTTTGGACCCCCGTCTgttcactcctcctcctcctcccaccagtCTGAGGGCCTGGATGCCTACGACCTGGAGCAGGTCAACCTCATGTTCAGGAAGTTCTCTCTGGAAAG ACCCTTCCGGCCTTCCGTCACCTCCGTGGGGCACGTGAGGGGCCCAGGGCCCTCAGTGCAGCACACGACGCTGAACGGCGACAGCCTCATCTCCCAGCTCACCCTGGTGGGGGGCAATGCGCGAGGGAGCTTCGTGCACTCAGTCAAGCCTGGCTCCCTGGCCGAGAAAGCCGGCCTCCGAGAGGGCCACCAGCTGCTGCTG CTAGAAGGCTGCATCCGAGGCGAGAGGCAGAGTGTCCCCTTGGACACGTGCACCAAAGAGGAAGCCCGCTGGACCATCCAGAGGTGCAGCGGCCCCGTCACGCTGCACTACAAGGTCAACCACGAAG GGTACCGGAAGCTACTGAAGGACATGGAGGATGGCCTGATCACATCAGGGGACTCGTTCTACATCCGGCTGAACCTGAACATCTCGAGCCAGCTGGATGCCTGTACCATGTCCCTGAAGTGTGACGATGTTGTGCACGTCCGTGACACCATGTACCAGGACAGGCACGAGTGGCTGTGTGCACGGGTCGACCCTTTCACAGACCATGACCTGGACATgggcaccatacccagctacagCCG AGCCCAGCAGCTTCTCCTGGTCAAACTGCAGCGCCTGATGCACCGGGGCAGCCGGGAGGAGGTGGACGGCACCCACCACACCCTGCGGGCACTCCGG AACACCCTGCAGCCAGAAGAGGCACTTTCAACCAGCGACCCCCGGGTCAGTCCCCGTCTCTCTCGAGCAAGCTTCCTTTTTGGCCAGCTCCTTCAG TTTGTCAGTAGATCCGAGAACAAGTACAAGCGGATGAACAGCAACGAGCGGGTCCGCATCATCTCAGGGAGCCCGCTGGGGAGCCTCGCACGGTCCTCGCTGGACGCCACCAAGCTCTTGACTGAGAAGCAGGAAG AGCTGGACCCTGAGAGTGAGCTGGGCAAGAACCTCAGCCTCATCCCCTACAGCCTGGTGCGTGCCTTCTACTGCGAGCGCCGCCGGCCCGTGCTCTTCACGCCCACCGCACTGGCCAAGACACTGGTGCAGAGGCTGCTCAACTCGGGGGGCGCCATGGAGTTCACGATCTGCAAGTCAG ATATCGTCACAAGAGATGAGTTCCTCAGAAAGCAGAAGACGGAGACCATCATCTATTCCCGAGAGAAGAACCCCAACACGTTCGAATGCATTTCCCCTGCCAACATCGAAGCTGTGGCTGCCAAG AACAAGCACTGCCTGCTGGAGGCCGGTATCAGCTGTGCGAGAGCCTTGATCAAGGCCAACGTCTACCCCATCGTGCTCTTCATCCGGGTGTGTGAGAAGAACATCAAGAGGTTCAG AAAGCTGCTGCCCAGGCCTGAGACGGAGGAGGAGTTCCTGCGTGTGTGCCGGCTGAAGGAGAAGGAGCTGGAGGCGCTGCCGTGCCTGTACGCCACGGTGGAACCTGACATGTGGGGCAGCGTGGAGGAGCTGCTCCGCGTGGTCAAGGACAAGATCGGCGAGGAGCAGCGCAAGACCATCTGGGTGGATGAGGACCAGCTGTGA